The following proteins come from a genomic window of Bradysia coprophila strain Holo2 unplaced genomic scaffold, BU_Bcop_v1 contig_138, whole genome shotgun sequence:
- the LOC119073807 gene encoding protein SCAI isoform X3 codes for MSDVGMVKMDEEEQDRKIVVEFCHLLEKSKQLFNGLSSCRDLPQYGHRQWQAYFGRTFDVYTKLWKFQQQHRLILDSNYGLKRWQIGEIASKIGQLYYHYYLRTSETNYLNEAYQFYAAIRGRGYYSRAIKEDRPDLMVKKLRYYARFIVVCLLLKKMKLVRELVTELDKQIQEYTTTYEPEDQLEWSLVLEEIKGFIKAEAAVAVLHADTNPIIVSHSHSGSRLSPLTTPPCERSPHMTLSLQEIIIVGSACEQAKFSELTMDMFRMLQTLEREPTESSNPIGMGGMLPMMNVHDHDSSPATRTLPYGWGPGSKENGDRRHQRDNPHKYLLYKPSISQLLVFLASGFKELPPGGALLLYVSADGCFSTTQHPEDYGYELGGLATSVKRDGMENGIANRGKSSGFKEPHCLYPGDLYPFTRRPMFIIIDSDNSFVFQHVPRYFGQPLVVLMSPQDVPTAFQDFQHHGSLFTLFLHSPLTAFCYVCNVGDVPVHHWERCQGLIDKFITEASRLVTRCRMDEIEKGIGCIDSSYVQFFGDDFLRTLILRFVFCDVVLRIHRAFRGRHQRPRCEPPLPGAELLEHSSLTHIVLQLATALEVRRHFSEETEGD; via the exons ATGTCTGACGTCGGCATGGTAAAAATGGACGAGGAGGAACAAGATCGTAAAATCGTTGTAGAATTTTGTCATTTGCTCGAGAAATCCAAACAGTTATTCAACGGATTAAG TTCTTGCAGAGATCTGCCACAATATGGCCATCGACAATGGCAAGCATATTTCGGTAGAACGTTCGATGTTTATACAAAGTTATggaaatttcaacaacaacatcgGCTAATATTAGATTCAAATTATGGTCTGAAACGATGGCAAATCGGTGAAATAGCTAGTAAAATTGGACAATTATATTATCATTATTA TCTTAGAACCagtgaaacaaattatttaaacgaGGCGTACCAATTCTATGCGGCGATTCGGGGAAGAGGATATTACTCACGAGCTATCAAAGAAGATCGTCCCGATCTGATGGTGAAAAAGTTGCGATACTATGCTCGATTTATTGTGGTCTGTTTACtgttgaagaaaatgaaattagtcCGGGAATTAGTAACTGAATTAGATAAACAAATACAGGAATATACGACAAC ATATGAACCAGAGGATCAATTAGAATGGTCGTTAGTGTTAGAAGAAATAAAAGGTTTTATTAAGGCTGAGGCGGCCGTTGCTGTACTGCATGCAGACACAAATCCAATCATTGTGTCGCACAG TCATTCTGGTTCTAGGCTCAGTCCGTTGACAACACCACCGTGCGAACGATCGCCACATATGACGCTCAGTTTACAAGAAATAATTATCGTGGGTTCAGCATGTGAACAGGCAAAATTCTCGGAACTCACAATGGACATGTTTAG AATGCTTCAGACACTTGAGAGAGAACCGACTGAATCTTCCAATCCCATTGGAATGGGTGGAATGTTACCTATGATGAATGTACATGATCACGACTCTAGCCCGGCGACAAGAACGCTACCGTATGGTTGGGGACCGGGATCGAAAGAAAACGGTGATAGACGTCACCAAAGAGATAATCCGCACAAATATTTACTATACAAGCCTTCGATTAGTCAACTACTAGTATTTTTAGCTAGCGGCTTCAAGGAGCTACCACCTGGCGGTGCATTACTATTATATGTGTCCGCTGACGGTTGTTTTTCCACCACACAGCATCCTGAAGAtt ATGGCTACGAACTCGGTGGATTAGCCACGAGTGTTAAACGTGATGGTATGGAAAACGGCATCGCGAACCGAGGGAAATCTAGTGGATTCAAAGAGCCACATTGTTTATATCCAGGAGACTTGTACCCATTTACACGTCGCCCAATGTTCATTATAATCGATTCAGACAATTCGTTCGTATTTCAGCACGTTCCGAG ATACTTTGGACAACCATTAGTTGTATTAATGAGTCCACAAGACGTACCAACTgcttttcaagattttcaacaTCACGGATCGTTATTCACCTTATTTCTGCACTCTCCATTAACAGCTTTCTGTTATGTATGTAATGTAGGCGACGTGCCTGTTCATCATTGGGAACGATGTCAAGGATT AATAGACAAATTCATTACCGAGGCGTCACGACTCGTAACCAGATGTCGAATGGATGAAATCGAGAAGGGTATTGGATGTATAG ACTCATCTTATGTTCAATTTTTCGGCGACGACTTCCTTCGTACCTTAATTTTAAGATTTGTATTCTGTGATGTTGTTTTACGTATTCATCGTGCTTTTCGCGGCCGACATCAACGTCCTCGATGCGAACCTCCCCTGCCCGGCGCCGAATTATTGGAACATTCGTCGTTGACACACATAGTTTTACAATTAGCTACAGCGCTTGAAGTGCGACGACATTTTTCCGAAGAAACGGAAGGTGATTGA
- the LOC119073807 gene encoding protein SCAI isoform X2 produces the protein MSDVGMVKMDEEEQDRKIVVEFCHLLEKSKQLFNGLRDLPQYGHRQWQAYFGRTFDVYTKLWKFQQQHRLILDSNYGLKRWQIGEIASKIGQLYYHYYLRTSETNYLNEAYQFYAAIRGRGYYSRAIKEDRPDLMVKKLRYYARFIVVCLLLKKMKLVRELVTELDKQIQEYTTTNHSSRYEPEDQLEWSLVLEEIKGFIKAEAAVAVLHADTNPIIVSHSHSGSRLSPLTTPPCERSPHMTLSLQEIIIVGSACEQAKFSELTMDMFRMLQTLEREPTESSNPIGMGGMLPMMNVHDHDSSPATRTLPYGWGPGSKENGDRRHQRDNPHKYLLYKPSISQLLVFLASGFKELPPGGALLLYVSADGCFSTTQHPEDYGYELGGLATSVKRDGMENGIANRGKSSGFKEPHCLYPGDLYPFTRRPMFIIIDSDNSFVFQHVPRYFGQPLVVLMSPQDVPTAFQDFQHHGSLFTLFLHSPLTAFCYVCNVGDVPVHHWERCQGLIDKFITEASRLVTRCRMDEIEKGIGCIDSSYVQFFGDDFLRTLILRFVFCDVVLRIHRAFRGRHQRPRCEPPLPGAELLEHSSLTHIVLQLATALEVRRHFSEETEGD, from the exons ATGTCTGACGTCGGCATGGTAAAAATGGACGAGGAGGAACAAGATCGTAAAATCGTTGTAGAATTTTGTCATTTGCTCGAGAAATCCAAACAGTTATTCAACGGATTAAG AGATCTGCCACAATATGGCCATCGACAATGGCAAGCATATTTCGGTAGAACGTTCGATGTTTATACAAAGTTATggaaatttcaacaacaacatcgGCTAATATTAGATTCAAATTATGGTCTGAAACGATGGCAAATCGGTGAAATAGCTAGTAAAATTGGACAATTATATTATCATTATTA TCTTAGAACCagtgaaacaaattatttaaacgaGGCGTACCAATTCTATGCGGCGATTCGGGGAAGAGGATATTACTCACGAGCTATCAAAGAAGATCGTCCCGATCTGATGGTGAAAAAGTTGCGATACTATGCTCGATTTATTGTGGTCTGTTTACtgttgaagaaaatgaaattagtcCGGGAATTAGTAACTGAATTAGATAAACAAATACAGGAATATACGACAAC taACCATTCTTCCAGATATGAACCAGAGGATCAATTAGAATGGTCGTTAGTGTTAGAAGAAATAAAAGGTTTTATTAAGGCTGAGGCGGCCGTTGCTGTACTGCATGCAGACACAAATCCAATCATTGTGTCGCACAG TCATTCTGGTTCTAGGCTCAGTCCGTTGACAACACCACCGTGCGAACGATCGCCACATATGACGCTCAGTTTACAAGAAATAATTATCGTGGGTTCAGCATGTGAACAGGCAAAATTCTCGGAACTCACAATGGACATGTTTAG AATGCTTCAGACACTTGAGAGAGAACCGACTGAATCTTCCAATCCCATTGGAATGGGTGGAATGTTACCTATGATGAATGTACATGATCACGACTCTAGCCCGGCGACAAGAACGCTACCGTATGGTTGGGGACCGGGATCGAAAGAAAACGGTGATAGACGTCACCAAAGAGATAATCCGCACAAATATTTACTATACAAGCCTTCGATTAGTCAACTACTAGTATTTTTAGCTAGCGGCTTCAAGGAGCTACCACCTGGCGGTGCATTACTATTATATGTGTCCGCTGACGGTTGTTTTTCCACCACACAGCATCCTGAAGAtt ATGGCTACGAACTCGGTGGATTAGCCACGAGTGTTAAACGTGATGGTATGGAAAACGGCATCGCGAACCGAGGGAAATCTAGTGGATTCAAAGAGCCACATTGTTTATATCCAGGAGACTTGTACCCATTTACACGTCGCCCAATGTTCATTATAATCGATTCAGACAATTCGTTCGTATTTCAGCACGTTCCGAG ATACTTTGGACAACCATTAGTTGTATTAATGAGTCCACAAGACGTACCAACTgcttttcaagattttcaacaTCACGGATCGTTATTCACCTTATTTCTGCACTCTCCATTAACAGCTTTCTGTTATGTATGTAATGTAGGCGACGTGCCTGTTCATCATTGGGAACGATGTCAAGGATT AATAGACAAATTCATTACCGAGGCGTCACGACTCGTAACCAGATGTCGAATGGATGAAATCGAGAAGGGTATTGGATGTATAG ACTCATCTTATGTTCAATTTTTCGGCGACGACTTCCTTCGTACCTTAATTTTAAGATTTGTATTCTGTGATGTTGTTTTACGTATTCATCGTGCTTTTCGCGGCCGACATCAACGTCCTCGATGCGAACCTCCCCTGCCCGGCGCCGAATTATTGGAACATTCGTCGTTGACACACATAGTTTTACAATTAGCTACAGCGCTTGAAGTGCGACGACATTTTTCCGAAGAAACGGAAGGTGATTGA
- the LOC119073807 gene encoding protein SCAI isoform X5 codes for MSDVGMVKMDEEEQDRKIVVEFCHLLEKSKQLFNGLRDLPQYGHRQWQAYFGRTFDVYTKLWKFQQQHRLILDSNYGLKRWQIGEIASKIGQLYYHYYLRTSETNYLNEAYQFYAAIRGRGYYSRAIKEDRPDLMVKKLRYYARFIVVCLLLKKMKLVRELVTELDKQIQEYTTTYEPEDQLEWSLVLEEIKGFIKAEAAVAVLHADTNPIIVSHSHSGSRLSPLTTPPCERSPHMTLSLQEIIIVGSACEQAKFSELTMDMFRMLQTLEREPTESSNPIGMGGMLPMMNVHDHDSSPATRTLPYGWGPGSKENGDRRHQRDNPHKYLLYKPSISQLLVFLASGFKELPPGGALLLYVSADGCFSTTQHPEDYGYELGGLATSVKRDGMENGIANRGKSSGFKEPHCLYPGDLYPFTRRPMFIIIDSDNSFVFQHVPRYFGQPLVVLMSPQDVPTAFQDFQHHGSLFTLFLHSPLTAFCYVCNVGDVPVHHWERCQGLIDKFITEASRLVTRCRMDEIEKGIGCIDSSYVQFFGDDFLRTLILRFVFCDVVLRIHRAFRGRHQRPRCEPPLPGAELLEHSSLTHIVLQLATALEVRRHFSEETEGD; via the exons ATGTCTGACGTCGGCATGGTAAAAATGGACGAGGAGGAACAAGATCGTAAAATCGTTGTAGAATTTTGTCATTTGCTCGAGAAATCCAAACAGTTATTCAACGGATTAAG AGATCTGCCACAATATGGCCATCGACAATGGCAAGCATATTTCGGTAGAACGTTCGATGTTTATACAAAGTTATggaaatttcaacaacaacatcgGCTAATATTAGATTCAAATTATGGTCTGAAACGATGGCAAATCGGTGAAATAGCTAGTAAAATTGGACAATTATATTATCATTATTA TCTTAGAACCagtgaaacaaattatttaaacgaGGCGTACCAATTCTATGCGGCGATTCGGGGAAGAGGATATTACTCACGAGCTATCAAAGAAGATCGTCCCGATCTGATGGTGAAAAAGTTGCGATACTATGCTCGATTTATTGTGGTCTGTTTACtgttgaagaaaatgaaattagtcCGGGAATTAGTAACTGAATTAGATAAACAAATACAGGAATATACGACAAC ATATGAACCAGAGGATCAATTAGAATGGTCGTTAGTGTTAGAAGAAATAAAAGGTTTTATTAAGGCTGAGGCGGCCGTTGCTGTACTGCATGCAGACACAAATCCAATCATTGTGTCGCACAG TCATTCTGGTTCTAGGCTCAGTCCGTTGACAACACCACCGTGCGAACGATCGCCACATATGACGCTCAGTTTACAAGAAATAATTATCGTGGGTTCAGCATGTGAACAGGCAAAATTCTCGGAACTCACAATGGACATGTTTAG AATGCTTCAGACACTTGAGAGAGAACCGACTGAATCTTCCAATCCCATTGGAATGGGTGGAATGTTACCTATGATGAATGTACATGATCACGACTCTAGCCCGGCGACAAGAACGCTACCGTATGGTTGGGGACCGGGATCGAAAGAAAACGGTGATAGACGTCACCAAAGAGATAATCCGCACAAATATTTACTATACAAGCCTTCGATTAGTCAACTACTAGTATTTTTAGCTAGCGGCTTCAAGGAGCTACCACCTGGCGGTGCATTACTATTATATGTGTCCGCTGACGGTTGTTTTTCCACCACACAGCATCCTGAAGAtt ATGGCTACGAACTCGGTGGATTAGCCACGAGTGTTAAACGTGATGGTATGGAAAACGGCATCGCGAACCGAGGGAAATCTAGTGGATTCAAAGAGCCACATTGTTTATATCCAGGAGACTTGTACCCATTTACACGTCGCCCAATGTTCATTATAATCGATTCAGACAATTCGTTCGTATTTCAGCACGTTCCGAG ATACTTTGGACAACCATTAGTTGTATTAATGAGTCCACAAGACGTACCAACTgcttttcaagattttcaacaTCACGGATCGTTATTCACCTTATTTCTGCACTCTCCATTAACAGCTTTCTGTTATGTATGTAATGTAGGCGACGTGCCTGTTCATCATTGGGAACGATGTCAAGGATT AATAGACAAATTCATTACCGAGGCGTCACGACTCGTAACCAGATGTCGAATGGATGAAATCGAGAAGGGTATTGGATGTATAG ACTCATCTTATGTTCAATTTTTCGGCGACGACTTCCTTCGTACCTTAATTTTAAGATTTGTATTCTGTGATGTTGTTTTACGTATTCATCGTGCTTTTCGCGGCCGACATCAACGTCCTCGATGCGAACCTCCCCTGCCCGGCGCCGAATTATTGGAACATTCGTCGTTGACACACATAGTTTTACAATTAGCTACAGCGCTTGAAGTGCGACGACATTTTTCCGAAGAAACGGAAGGTGATTGA
- the LOC119073807 gene encoding protein SCAI isoform X4, producing MSDVGMVKMDEEEQDRKIVVEFCHLLEKSKQLFNGLSSCRDLPQYGHRQWQAYFGRTFDVYTKLWKFQQQHRLILDSNYGLKRWQIGEIASKIGQLYYHYYLRTSETNYLNEAYQFYAAIRGRGYYSRAIKEDRPDLMVKKLRYYARFIVVCLLLKKMKLVRELVTELDKQIQEYTTTNHSSRYEPEDQLEWSLVLEEIKGFIKAEAAVAVLHADTNPIIVSHRLSPLTTPPCERSPHMTLSLQEIIIVGSACEQAKFSELTMDMFRMLQTLEREPTESSNPIGMGGMLPMMNVHDHDSSPATRTLPYGWGPGSKENGDRRHQRDNPHKYLLYKPSISQLLVFLASGFKELPPGGALLLYVSADGCFSTTQHPEDYGYELGGLATSVKRDGMENGIANRGKSSGFKEPHCLYPGDLYPFTRRPMFIIIDSDNSFVFQHVPRYFGQPLVVLMSPQDVPTAFQDFQHHGSLFTLFLHSPLTAFCYVCNVGDVPVHHWERCQGLIDKFITEASRLVTRCRMDEIEKGIGCIDSSYVQFFGDDFLRTLILRFVFCDVVLRIHRAFRGRHQRPRCEPPLPGAELLEHSSLTHIVLQLATALEVRRHFSEETEGD from the exons ATGTCTGACGTCGGCATGGTAAAAATGGACGAGGAGGAACAAGATCGTAAAATCGTTGTAGAATTTTGTCATTTGCTCGAGAAATCCAAACAGTTATTCAACGGATTAAG TTCTTGCAGAGATCTGCCACAATATGGCCATCGACAATGGCAAGCATATTTCGGTAGAACGTTCGATGTTTATACAAAGTTATggaaatttcaacaacaacatcgGCTAATATTAGATTCAAATTATGGTCTGAAACGATGGCAAATCGGTGAAATAGCTAGTAAAATTGGACAATTATATTATCATTATTA TCTTAGAACCagtgaaacaaattatttaaacgaGGCGTACCAATTCTATGCGGCGATTCGGGGAAGAGGATATTACTCACGAGCTATCAAAGAAGATCGTCCCGATCTGATGGTGAAAAAGTTGCGATACTATGCTCGATTTATTGTGGTCTGTTTACtgttgaagaaaatgaaattagtcCGGGAATTAGTAACTGAATTAGATAAACAAATACAGGAATATACGACAAC taACCATTCTTCCAGATATGAACCAGAGGATCAATTAGAATGGTCGTTAGTGTTAGAAGAAATAAAAGGTTTTATTAAGGCTGAGGCGGCCGTTGCTGTACTGCATGCAGACACAAATCCAATCATTGTGTCGCACAG GCTCAGTCCGTTGACAACACCACCGTGCGAACGATCGCCACATATGACGCTCAGTTTACAAGAAATAATTATCGTGGGTTCAGCATGTGAACAGGCAAAATTCTCGGAACTCACAATGGACATGTTTAG AATGCTTCAGACACTTGAGAGAGAACCGACTGAATCTTCCAATCCCATTGGAATGGGTGGAATGTTACCTATGATGAATGTACATGATCACGACTCTAGCCCGGCGACAAGAACGCTACCGTATGGTTGGGGACCGGGATCGAAAGAAAACGGTGATAGACGTCACCAAAGAGATAATCCGCACAAATATTTACTATACAAGCCTTCGATTAGTCAACTACTAGTATTTTTAGCTAGCGGCTTCAAGGAGCTACCACCTGGCGGTGCATTACTATTATATGTGTCCGCTGACGGTTGTTTTTCCACCACACAGCATCCTGAAGAtt ATGGCTACGAACTCGGTGGATTAGCCACGAGTGTTAAACGTGATGGTATGGAAAACGGCATCGCGAACCGAGGGAAATCTAGTGGATTCAAAGAGCCACATTGTTTATATCCAGGAGACTTGTACCCATTTACACGTCGCCCAATGTTCATTATAATCGATTCAGACAATTCGTTCGTATTTCAGCACGTTCCGAG ATACTTTGGACAACCATTAGTTGTATTAATGAGTCCACAAGACGTACCAACTgcttttcaagattttcaacaTCACGGATCGTTATTCACCTTATTTCTGCACTCTCCATTAACAGCTTTCTGTTATGTATGTAATGTAGGCGACGTGCCTGTTCATCATTGGGAACGATGTCAAGGATT AATAGACAAATTCATTACCGAGGCGTCACGACTCGTAACCAGATGTCGAATGGATGAAATCGAGAAGGGTATTGGATGTATAG ACTCATCTTATGTTCAATTTTTCGGCGACGACTTCCTTCGTACCTTAATTTTAAGATTTGTATTCTGTGATGTTGTTTTACGTATTCATCGTGCTTTTCGCGGCCGACATCAACGTCCTCGATGCGAACCTCCCCTGCCCGGCGCCGAATTATTGGAACATTCGTCGTTGACACACATAGTTTTACAATTAGCTACAGCGCTTGAAGTGCGACGACATTTTTCCGAAGAAACGGAAGGTGATTGA
- the LOC119073807 gene encoding protein SCAI isoform X6: MSDVGMVKMDEEEQDRKIVVEFCHLLEKSKQLFNGLSSCRDLPQYGHRQWQAYFGRTFDVYTKLWKFQQQHRLILDSNYGLKRWQIGEIASKIGQLYYHYYLRTSETNYLNEAYQFYAAIRGRGYYSRAIKEDRPDLMVKKLRYYARFIVVCLLLKKMKLVRELVTELDKQIQEYTTTYEPEDQLEWSLVLEEIKGFIKAEAAVAVLHADTNPIIVSHRLSPLTTPPCERSPHMTLSLQEIIIVGSACEQAKFSELTMDMFRMLQTLEREPTESSNPIGMGGMLPMMNVHDHDSSPATRTLPYGWGPGSKENGDRRHQRDNPHKYLLYKPSISQLLVFLASGFKELPPGGALLLYVSADGCFSTTQHPEDYGYELGGLATSVKRDGMENGIANRGKSSGFKEPHCLYPGDLYPFTRRPMFIIIDSDNSFVFQHVPRYFGQPLVVLMSPQDVPTAFQDFQHHGSLFTLFLHSPLTAFCYVCNVGDVPVHHWERCQGLIDKFITEASRLVTRCRMDEIEKGIGCIDSSYVQFFGDDFLRTLILRFVFCDVVLRIHRAFRGRHQRPRCEPPLPGAELLEHSSLTHIVLQLATALEVRRHFSEETEGD; this comes from the exons ATGTCTGACGTCGGCATGGTAAAAATGGACGAGGAGGAACAAGATCGTAAAATCGTTGTAGAATTTTGTCATTTGCTCGAGAAATCCAAACAGTTATTCAACGGATTAAG TTCTTGCAGAGATCTGCCACAATATGGCCATCGACAATGGCAAGCATATTTCGGTAGAACGTTCGATGTTTATACAAAGTTATggaaatttcaacaacaacatcgGCTAATATTAGATTCAAATTATGGTCTGAAACGATGGCAAATCGGTGAAATAGCTAGTAAAATTGGACAATTATATTATCATTATTA TCTTAGAACCagtgaaacaaattatttaaacgaGGCGTACCAATTCTATGCGGCGATTCGGGGAAGAGGATATTACTCACGAGCTATCAAAGAAGATCGTCCCGATCTGATGGTGAAAAAGTTGCGATACTATGCTCGATTTATTGTGGTCTGTTTACtgttgaagaaaatgaaattagtcCGGGAATTAGTAACTGAATTAGATAAACAAATACAGGAATATACGACAAC ATATGAACCAGAGGATCAATTAGAATGGTCGTTAGTGTTAGAAGAAATAAAAGGTTTTATTAAGGCTGAGGCGGCCGTTGCTGTACTGCATGCAGACACAAATCCAATCATTGTGTCGCACAG GCTCAGTCCGTTGACAACACCACCGTGCGAACGATCGCCACATATGACGCTCAGTTTACAAGAAATAATTATCGTGGGTTCAGCATGTGAACAGGCAAAATTCTCGGAACTCACAATGGACATGTTTAG AATGCTTCAGACACTTGAGAGAGAACCGACTGAATCTTCCAATCCCATTGGAATGGGTGGAATGTTACCTATGATGAATGTACATGATCACGACTCTAGCCCGGCGACAAGAACGCTACCGTATGGTTGGGGACCGGGATCGAAAGAAAACGGTGATAGACGTCACCAAAGAGATAATCCGCACAAATATTTACTATACAAGCCTTCGATTAGTCAACTACTAGTATTTTTAGCTAGCGGCTTCAAGGAGCTACCACCTGGCGGTGCATTACTATTATATGTGTCCGCTGACGGTTGTTTTTCCACCACACAGCATCCTGAAGAtt ATGGCTACGAACTCGGTGGATTAGCCACGAGTGTTAAACGTGATGGTATGGAAAACGGCATCGCGAACCGAGGGAAATCTAGTGGATTCAAAGAGCCACATTGTTTATATCCAGGAGACTTGTACCCATTTACACGTCGCCCAATGTTCATTATAATCGATTCAGACAATTCGTTCGTATTTCAGCACGTTCCGAG ATACTTTGGACAACCATTAGTTGTATTAATGAGTCCACAAGACGTACCAACTgcttttcaagattttcaacaTCACGGATCGTTATTCACCTTATTTCTGCACTCTCCATTAACAGCTTTCTGTTATGTATGTAATGTAGGCGACGTGCCTGTTCATCATTGGGAACGATGTCAAGGATT AATAGACAAATTCATTACCGAGGCGTCACGACTCGTAACCAGATGTCGAATGGATGAAATCGAGAAGGGTATTGGATGTATAG ACTCATCTTATGTTCAATTTTTCGGCGACGACTTCCTTCGTACCTTAATTTTAAGATTTGTATTCTGTGATGTTGTTTTACGTATTCATCGTGCTTTTCGCGGCCGACATCAACGTCCTCGATGCGAACCTCCCCTGCCCGGCGCCGAATTATTGGAACATTCGTCGTTGACACACATAGTTTTACAATTAGCTACAGCGCTTGAAGTGCGACGACATTTTTCCGAAGAAACGGAAGGTGATTGA
- the LOC119073807 gene encoding protein SCAI isoform X7: MSDVGMVKMDEEEQDRKIVVEFCHLLEKSKQLFNGLRDLPQYGHRQWQAYFGRTFDVYTKLWKFQQQHRLILDSNYGLKRWQIGEIASKIGQLYYHYYLRTSETNYLNEAYQFYAAIRGRGYYSRAIKEDRPDLMVKKLRYYARFIVVCLLLKKMKLVRELVTELDKQIQEYTTTYEPEDQLEWSLVLEEIKGFIKAEAAVAVLHADTNPIIVSHRLSPLTTPPCERSPHMTLSLQEIIIVGSACEQAKFSELTMDMFRMLQTLEREPTESSNPIGMGGMLPMMNVHDHDSSPATRTLPYGWGPGSKENGDRRHQRDNPHKYLLYKPSISQLLVFLASGFKELPPGGALLLYVSADGCFSTTQHPEDYGYELGGLATSVKRDGMENGIANRGKSSGFKEPHCLYPGDLYPFTRRPMFIIIDSDNSFVFQHVPRYFGQPLVVLMSPQDVPTAFQDFQHHGSLFTLFLHSPLTAFCYVCNVGDVPVHHWERCQGLIDKFITEASRLVTRCRMDEIEKGIGCIDSSYVQFFGDDFLRTLILRFVFCDVVLRIHRAFRGRHQRPRCEPPLPGAELLEHSSLTHIVLQLATALEVRRHFSEETEGD, from the exons ATGTCTGACGTCGGCATGGTAAAAATGGACGAGGAGGAACAAGATCGTAAAATCGTTGTAGAATTTTGTCATTTGCTCGAGAAATCCAAACAGTTATTCAACGGATTAAG AGATCTGCCACAATATGGCCATCGACAATGGCAAGCATATTTCGGTAGAACGTTCGATGTTTATACAAAGTTATggaaatttcaacaacaacatcgGCTAATATTAGATTCAAATTATGGTCTGAAACGATGGCAAATCGGTGAAATAGCTAGTAAAATTGGACAATTATATTATCATTATTA TCTTAGAACCagtgaaacaaattatttaaacgaGGCGTACCAATTCTATGCGGCGATTCGGGGAAGAGGATATTACTCACGAGCTATCAAAGAAGATCGTCCCGATCTGATGGTGAAAAAGTTGCGATACTATGCTCGATTTATTGTGGTCTGTTTACtgttgaagaaaatgaaattagtcCGGGAATTAGTAACTGAATTAGATAAACAAATACAGGAATATACGACAAC ATATGAACCAGAGGATCAATTAGAATGGTCGTTAGTGTTAGAAGAAATAAAAGGTTTTATTAAGGCTGAGGCGGCCGTTGCTGTACTGCATGCAGACACAAATCCAATCATTGTGTCGCACAG GCTCAGTCCGTTGACAACACCACCGTGCGAACGATCGCCACATATGACGCTCAGTTTACAAGAAATAATTATCGTGGGTTCAGCATGTGAACAGGCAAAATTCTCGGAACTCACAATGGACATGTTTAG AATGCTTCAGACACTTGAGAGAGAACCGACTGAATCTTCCAATCCCATTGGAATGGGTGGAATGTTACCTATGATGAATGTACATGATCACGACTCTAGCCCGGCGACAAGAACGCTACCGTATGGTTGGGGACCGGGATCGAAAGAAAACGGTGATAGACGTCACCAAAGAGATAATCCGCACAAATATTTACTATACAAGCCTTCGATTAGTCAACTACTAGTATTTTTAGCTAGCGGCTTCAAGGAGCTACCACCTGGCGGTGCATTACTATTATATGTGTCCGCTGACGGTTGTTTTTCCACCACACAGCATCCTGAAGAtt ATGGCTACGAACTCGGTGGATTAGCCACGAGTGTTAAACGTGATGGTATGGAAAACGGCATCGCGAACCGAGGGAAATCTAGTGGATTCAAAGAGCCACATTGTTTATATCCAGGAGACTTGTACCCATTTACACGTCGCCCAATGTTCATTATAATCGATTCAGACAATTCGTTCGTATTTCAGCACGTTCCGAG ATACTTTGGACAACCATTAGTTGTATTAATGAGTCCACAAGACGTACCAACTgcttttcaagattttcaacaTCACGGATCGTTATTCACCTTATTTCTGCACTCTCCATTAACAGCTTTCTGTTATGTATGTAATGTAGGCGACGTGCCTGTTCATCATTGGGAACGATGTCAAGGATT AATAGACAAATTCATTACCGAGGCGTCACGACTCGTAACCAGATGTCGAATGGATGAAATCGAGAAGGGTATTGGATGTATAG ACTCATCTTATGTTCAATTTTTCGGCGACGACTTCCTTCGTACCTTAATTTTAAGATTTGTATTCTGTGATGTTGTTTTACGTATTCATCGTGCTTTTCGCGGCCGACATCAACGTCCTCGATGCGAACCTCCCCTGCCCGGCGCCGAATTATTGGAACATTCGTCGTTGACACACATAGTTTTACAATTAGCTACAGCGCTTGAAGTGCGACGACATTTTTCCGAAGAAACGGAAGGTGATTGA